CAGCCTTGTATTTGGTGTTTACCTCGCAGGTAGTGGGGTCAACTGCTAGCTTCTCAAATTTGTAGTAGGTTTTGTTCTTCCTTTCCTTTCCCTCCAGCACCTGAGTGTAATCTGAAATGGCTCGAGTTGTTGGCTCTCTCACAATGATCAGCAGTTTGATGGACGAGTTCATTTTGTAAATTCTTTCGGGGACTTCCTCAGTGATGAAGTATGCTGGGCTTTTCTCAATAGTGATCTGATAAGGGTAAGAAAACGGCATTTTTTTCCTGTACCATTCAATACCCTTAGCATAGTTTTCATCATTGTCAAAAAAATGGATTTCCTGTGAGGCTTTGACTACAGCTGGGTGTAAGTTCAGCATTTCGAGCAGGGCACGTGTTCCACCCTTGCGAACACCAATAATAATGGCCTGGGGAAGCTGTTGCACCATGTTGTGTAGTCTGATTTGTTCCTTTGTTGCATTGCCTCTGCGTAAGTCATGTGAGAAGCCTCGCTTGTACTGTAAAGCACGAAGCATGATTTGCTCTTGGTCCCCAAATTGACCTTCTATGGGACATGTGGGCTGGAGTCTGTAATAAAACAAGCATAGTCAGTGAAGCTCTATTGGTTATCAATACATTCACAATGGATTCTACAATGGCCGTGCAATCCACTCCTACACATTACTGCCCAGCGGCAAAAGTGAAAATGACCCCAATGGTACTTCAGGCAGGCCGGTGGGCCAATTGGGTCAAACTGCCTTCAAGAAAAAGATGGCCTTCATGTCTCATAATAAGCATGTTATTTTTAATAAGGGAACACTAGTAACATCATAATCATAATAGGGCTATAGCCCATTCACCGGCCTTCCTGCCTgaatgaaagatgtgcagaattaaACAGCAATGATGGGAGAGATAAAGCAGAGAAAATAGAGAGAAAATCTAATATGTAATACAGTAGTATTAAATAATTTATGCTCAATTTTCCAAAAGCTGTTTAGCATGCATACCTCATAATCTCTTGAGTATTAATTTGAATTTATCACAAGTAGGTTTGCTGTGAATTTTCTGAAAGTGGATTAAATTGGTACATAAAGGGAGCAGAATTTTATTATTGTCAAGTGCCAACATATTTTTGCTGCAGCACAATTAGAATTCAGCCCACATTTGTTTCTCTTCCATTGCTCCTAATGAGAATTATTTATACATCGATTGAACTCCAAGGGGCAAACAGGATTATTTCAACTTTAAGATCATGTCAGCACTATCATTCCTTAGTTGCTATCTCCCAATACCTGTAAACAAGGAATATAAGTTTACAGAAGAGTGGAGACTGAACTCAGTGTGATAAAGAATTGGTACAGAATATTGACTTATTGACTGAGGCAGGTAAATATGTTTTGCAGGGTTACTATTTTATCTGTGTATATATCCATAAAACACCATATGGTTGATTTTAACTCACTGCGTTTGGCGTAAACGGGACAAAAATAGAATTGGATCACTTACTACCCCATTTACACTGGTCCATTGGTTCCACCATCTTGGCTAGGGTCCTGAGATGGAACACCAGCCTGTTTCAAGCTGGAGGCCACTTCTAATATGCAAATCAGAATCCTCTAATGTACAAAGGAGTCAAATTGCAATTTTGACATACAAATGGGTGGAACATGCACTGCAGACAGTCCGTTTCTTTCTACCAGGCACAAACTGCCTAACCAGCAGTTGTTAAAGGGATCACTGGAGGCCACTCAAATAAATGGCCCAGGCaatgtttatttatttttttggtgGGCCAGGAGGGACAGAAGTGCTCCATATGGGTCTATAAATGTTTTTTTGGCTTATTTACACCTGTCGGAGTCTCCTCCCATGATCACCTTTTCTCTCCTGGGTTCTGTCTCTCGGTTGGCTCAGTATGTGATCTGGTCAATTTCGCGCCCTCCCACAACCAGTGAACTGCAGCAGACCACCCACTTGAATCCCACAGCTTGCAAATGAGGCCCAGGCCTCAGAATGGCATGGACTTCACGCTGTCAACAGCTGACACATCTCTCCCACCACCTGTCCCTTATCTACCTGAAGTTAAAATCAGCCCTCGTATATTCCATAACAATAGCTGATACATTGTAGTATGGATATTAATAGCTGGCTTTAGGTAGAGCGAATGGCTCTGAAATTCCAGTCAGAAGCTtcttttggacgaacgcctccgacctgagaattttttacgaaagtacctggtggtcccggtgaCGCCTtagattccggtcagaggccttctcttcccgcgtgtCCACGTCTTCCAGGTACAtatggagaagctggagtcatgtgggtctggacaaccaatcacggtacagtattctcattgatagtaatgggaactccataactccaagttctcattgctatcaatgagaacaaaaacacccaaacacaacacaacAAACAAAAAAACACCTCACAATTCCAAAaccaattgaaattaaagttaatcaaatgttttataaaaaaaaaatatttgggggattTCTTCTTTATGTCTTTTAATAGGGTCCAAAATAAACTTACCGCAATGGACAGGGCccccactctaaaaatgtgtgattacattttatttttatgtgttttaaaactcttacgttggtagaAATAGGCTAtacgcttgcttttatcaggcataaaaGTTTTAAGGACCAAATTTCCCAATTTCGCCCGTGTGACTGTCCTTGctgcggggatgcggaggatctgtcaagagaaatcttgacagatcggaaaagcttttTTTCGGCGCGTGtgcattgcgccccgaaaaccggcttttgtgaggcctcgccaggtccttacacactccgtacggacccggcgaggccagaattttagccccaatgtAATCAGTCTGGTGAGAAAAGAAAGTTGTGAGCAAGGGCACGTGCCTTAAGGTGGGACATTAACTGTCAGTTAAAGGAGTGGGACATGCTGGAACCAGAGCCAGCAGGTACTGAAGGATTGAAAGGACATGAAGGAAAATTCTTCAGTTTAGTTCTGCTGATGATCAATTCTGTTACTGTAGTTTGTTTTCAACTACAAAAATGACACTATATTGGTTTGTAGACACAaatttaaattaattaattaaACAAATCAATGTTAAAGTAAGTACTCAGGATGAACTTGTATGGAAGTTATCAAATCATGTTCAATTACTTACCATAATTCACTACTGGTCACTGGCACATCCGCCATTTATTTCCACCACTGGTTTGGCGAcacatgttatatatgcagactatagatatactctctgtgtagtcactgtttggttgcataagatggagacttgttaattGATGtagtatcaataaggtttacactgtgtgtatactatgctggcaccattagagggtgcaattgATATAGACCAGgagttcctgcccctgtggcagaggctgtccaccagagggcactgcagtgggagacctgagggttacctgcataggtgtgcaaggcccagtataaaaggctgcccaccattcttgtgcctcactctggagttacgaataaaggaccaaggtcattacagtttgagtacaacatattgcctcgtggagtcagtcataagtgcattacagacgtaacaactggcgacgagaatacggactttcacgcgattatggctatctttggtacactaaaagaccgcagagggtgatgattgggatgcattcatggaaaggctcgagcaatattttgtggcaaacgatctggcaggggagacaaacacattggtggagaagcgcagggctatactgctgaccagttatgGGCCCGAGGTTTATCGCCTCATCAGGGAATTGCtgccacccacgaaggccaaggataagacatacggtgagctgactgaactaattcgcgaccaactaaaaccaaaagagagcatcctcacggccaggctcagattctacactcaccgcagacctgagggccaggagattgcaaaacatactgccgacctcaggagacttgcggcatcatgtgatttcggcacgcacctcaacgaagcattgcgagacttcTTCTTTATGGGAATtggtcacgagggcctccttcacaagttattatctgccgacaccactgtcaacctgcagaaggccatcaccatcagtcaggcgttcatgaccttgacctgcagcaccaagcaaattattcatcctgtggactcaaacccggcaagtactgtacacagaatggtgcctttcacaggcaaggctgtagaacgtggctttgcccagggcagagagcacagacctcaggtttccagaactcagagtccgccgaggggtgctaatagagtagcaccatgctggtgttgcggaggaaaccatagtgctcaccagtgtcagtttgctgagtatatatgcaaagcctgtaatacgaagggccacctccagcatatgtgtaaaagaaatatgactcactgtctagcagaggagttggtagatgactttaaATCCAGCAagaagtatgatgatttggccagagagacagctcagccccaagaaaatgtgtatggagtgtatacctgcaccaccgattgtcctccaatgaagatggaagtcgagataaacggtgttctagtcttcatggaagtggacacgggagcgagccagtcgatgatgagccaggatgcctttgagaggctatggaacgaaaaatgacctaagctggttccagtacaggaaaagttgtgcacctacaccaaggagctgatcccagtgtaatccataatggcgtggtgcacaagttacctctgtggattgttgcaggtgatggtccaacgctactcggaagaaggtggatggggaagatccagtggaaatgggaagacctcttcactccagcaattgatgtcccctgtgctcagaggcagagcaaaatctcacTTTCGCtttggccaggcaccagagaacagaccagcacagcacctgaggcacggaccatccatcacgactgcgtggcaatgatccgaccggaacaacctaaaagtaccttcctggctccagtggcagaactcctggggaggaagatcgaattatgTCGCCGGTATGCCAGCGGTCTGCATTGGACAGTATGTTACCGAGTAGTCGATTTAGATCAACTTTCGCTTCGATGGACTGAACTGCGCATGATGTTTTTTCCTGTGTTTTTCACAGAACTGTTTTACCCGCAATTTCGGGAGTCAGGGGTCaccagtgca
This genomic stretch from Pristiophorus japonicus isolate sPriJap1 chromosome 7, sPriJap1.hap1, whole genome shotgun sequence harbors:
- the LOC139266857 gene encoding heparan sulfate glucosamine 3-O-sulfotransferase 5, with the translated sequence MLFKQQALLRQKLFVLGSLAVGSLLYIVARVGSLDRLQPTCPIEGQFGDQEQIMLRALQYKRGFSHDLRRGNATKEQIRLHNMVQQLPQAIIIGVRKGGTRALLEMLNLHPAVVKASQEIHFFDNDENYAKGIEWYRKKMPFSYPYQITIEKSPAYFITEEVPERIYKMNSSIKLLIIVREPTTRAISDYTQVLEGKERKNKTYYKFEKLAVDPTTCEVNTKYKAVRTSIYTKHLERWLKYFPIEQFHIVDGDRLITEPLPELQLVEKFLNLPPRISQYNLYFNATRGFYCLRFNIVFNKCLAGSKGRIHPEVDPLVINKLHKFFHPFNQKFYQITGRTFSWP